The Nitrospirales bacterium genome includes a window with the following:
- a CDS encoding sigma-54 dependent transcriptional regulator, protein MSDERILVVDDDPSLLTLLQMRLKSMGFVVTPCGTGRDALTRAQEEAFDFAILDLRLPDSDGLGLMEELHHLHSELPVLILTAHGCIPNAVEAMQKGAYGYLTKPFDDKELLASIDKALAQQRMSQEIHRLQMLVNELYGMDKVVARSAEMQALLQQVARVAGTDATVCISGETGTGKEVIARVIHCNSSRANKAFIAVNCAAIPEPLFESELFGHQKGSFTGAYQNKKGLFHTADKGTLFLDEIGEMPLALQGKLLRAIQQREILPIGAQTPTKVDVRILAATNSDLEVAVREGRFREDLYYRIQVVPLWIPPLRERRQDIPSLTQFFLKQSVERMNKPIRGFTPDAMQAMVTYSWPGNVRELENVIERAVVMSPQDMITVDLLPLSSDKSPGTLQPLTEAKEDFEREYLKEILRATDGNISRASQIAGRYRADFYKLLKKYGLHPSDNHGERVPPNEQLDLV, encoded by the coding sequence ATGTCGGATGAACGTATTCTCGTCGTTGATGATGACCCAAGCCTGTTAACGCTCTTACAGATGCGGCTCAAATCCATGGGGTTTGTCGTGACCCCTTGTGGAACCGGTCGAGACGCATTAACTCGGGCCCAAGAAGAGGCGTTCGACTTCGCCATCTTAGATCTTCGGCTTCCGGATTCTGATGGATTGGGCCTGATGGAAGAATTGCATCATTTGCATTCAGAACTGCCTGTCCTGATCCTGACCGCTCATGGCTGCATTCCGAATGCCGTCGAGGCCATGCAAAAAGGTGCGTACGGATACCTGACCAAGCCGTTTGACGATAAAGAACTGCTGGCGAGCATCGATAAAGCCCTCGCGCAGCAACGAATGAGTCAGGAAATCCATCGCCTGCAAATGCTCGTGAACGAATTGTACGGGATGGATAAGGTCGTCGCACGCAGTGCGGAGATGCAGGCTTTACTGCAACAAGTCGCCAGAGTGGCCGGGACGGATGCGACTGTCTGCATTTCTGGGGAGACCGGGACGGGAAAAGAAGTCATTGCCCGTGTCATCCATTGCAACAGTTCTCGAGCAAACAAAGCATTCATCGCGGTCAATTGTGCAGCCATTCCTGAACCCCTGTTTGAAAGTGAACTGTTTGGGCATCAAAAAGGTTCCTTCACCGGGGCTTATCAGAATAAAAAAGGGCTTTTTCATACTGCCGATAAAGGAACATTGTTTCTTGATGAAATTGGTGAAATGCCTTTGGCGCTACAGGGAAAGCTCTTGAGAGCGATTCAACAACGAGAAATCCTCCCGATTGGCGCTCAAACGCCGACCAAAGTCGATGTCCGGATTTTAGCTGCGACGAATTCAGACTTAGAAGTAGCGGTTCGCGAAGGACGGTTTCGAGAAGATCTGTACTATCGAATCCAAGTCGTTCCTCTGTGGATCCCACCACTACGCGAACGACGGCAAGATATTCCTTCGCTCACTCAATTTTTTCTTAAACAAAGCGTGGAGAGGATGAATAAGCCCATTCGCGGGTTCACTCCAGATGCCATGCAGGCTATGGTAACGTATTCTTGGCCAGGTAATGTGCGCGAGCTTGAAAATGTGATTGAGCGTGCCGTCGTGATGTCGCCCCAGGACATGATTACGGTGGATCTTCTACCCCTGAGCTCAGATAAATCGCCAGGAACGCTTCAACCATTGACGGAGGCCAAAGAGGATTTCGAACGTGAATATTTAAAGGAAATCCTTCGAGCGACCGATGGGAATATCTCGCGAGCCTCTCAGATTGCAGGGCGATATCGAGCAGATTTTTATAAATTGTTAAAAAAGTACGGGTTACATCCGTCTGACAACCATGGAGAGCGAGTTCCTCCCAACGAACAACTTGATCTTGTATAA
- the asnB gene encoding asparagine synthase (glutamine-hydrolyzing) — MCGIYGILNFSEHQIGQPDVLDRMGKVMVHRGPDDHGEYVGPGILLGMRRLAIIDVAGGHQPIANETNTLWTVCNGEIYNFRELRETLSRQGHTFSSKSDSEVVVHAYEQYGDEFITCLDGMYGFALWDTARRRLLVGRDRLGIKPLYYYNDGFRLVFASEVKSILAVPGVSAELDPAALQEYLTLGYTPAPYSMFRGIQKLPPASMLIWENGRCEIRSYWQFPDSDAIDHSMDEQEWAEAVVEAFEAAVVSQMVSDVPLGAFLSGGIDSSSVVALMAKNSRQPVKTYSIGFEDSEGGQYYNELPYARRIAELFGTDHKEILVRPDVASLLPHLLWHMDEPMADAAFITTYLVAEFARRDVTVILSGVGGDELFGGYRRYLGEYYGQYYNRVPQWLRHHVLTPLARALPSDRHSPLLNLSRYARSFMLSNQLSFAERYRTYVQVFNHAQRSRLLQQPGSSDMDTLGTVLAGSKSGDALRRLLQVDLSTQLPDDLLLLTDKMTMAVSLECRVPILDQRLVELSARMPSRYKIHGRHLKHILKVAFKGILPDDILHRKKRGFGAPMGAWVKGALSPLLKSVLSKESIQRRGVFDWNEVEQTIALHEANKEDHTDHLLALMNFEIWSRMYLDGQQPEEVAAQLHMS; from the coding sequence ATGTGTGGCATATACGGTATTCTGAATTTTTCTGAGCACCAAATCGGTCAACCAGACGTGCTTGATCGTATGGGGAAAGTCATGGTCCATCGTGGCCCCGATGACCACGGGGAATATGTTGGGCCGGGAATCTTGTTAGGGATGAGACGCTTAGCCATTATCGATGTGGCGGGCGGACATCAACCGATCGCGAATGAAACGAACACCCTTTGGACGGTATGTAACGGAGAAATTTATAATTTCCGAGAACTCCGAGAAACGCTTTCTCGGCAGGGGCATACATTTTCTTCGAAGTCTGACAGTGAAGTGGTCGTGCATGCTTACGAGCAGTACGGTGACGAGTTTATCACGTGCTTGGATGGGATGTATGGGTTCGCCTTGTGGGATACGGCTCGACGCCGGTTGTTGGTTGGACGGGATCGTCTTGGGATTAAACCACTCTATTATTACAACGATGGGTTTCGTCTCGTCTTTGCCTCAGAAGTGAAGTCTATTCTGGCAGTTCCCGGTGTGTCTGCCGAGCTTGATCCTGCCGCACTGCAAGAATATTTAACCCTCGGATATACCCCTGCGCCGTACTCTATGTTCCGGGGCATTCAGAAATTACCTCCGGCCTCCATGCTGATTTGGGAGAATGGCCGTTGTGAGATCCGGAGTTATTGGCAGTTTCCTGATTCGGATGCGATCGATCACTCGATGGATGAACAGGAATGGGCTGAAGCGGTCGTGGAAGCCTTTGAAGCAGCTGTGGTGTCTCAAATGGTCAGCGATGTGCCTCTTGGCGCGTTTCTCAGTGGGGGCATTGATTCGAGTAGTGTTGTGGCACTCATGGCGAAGAATAGTCGTCAGCCGGTCAAGACCTATTCCATTGGATTTGAAGATTCAGAAGGAGGGCAATATTACAACGAGCTCCCGTACGCTCGTCGTATTGCGGAGCTCTTTGGGACGGATCATAAAGAAATTCTCGTCAGGCCTGATGTCGCGAGTCTGCTCCCGCACCTGCTTTGGCATATGGATGAACCGATGGCTGACGCCGCGTTTATCACGACCTACTTAGTGGCTGAATTCGCAAGGCGCGATGTGACCGTCATTTTATCGGGGGTTGGAGGCGATGAGTTGTTTGGCGGCTATCGGAGGTATCTCGGAGAATACTACGGGCAATATTACAATCGTGTCCCACAGTGGTTGCGCCATCATGTTTTGACGCCTTTGGCTCGTGCGCTTCCGAGTGATCGCCATTCGCCTCTCTTGAATCTTTCGCGGTATGCCCGAAGCTTTATGTTATCGAATCAACTGTCATTCGCAGAGCGATATCGCACCTATGTGCAGGTCTTCAATCATGCTCAGCGCAGTCGCTTGCTTCAGCAACCTGGTTCTTCGGACATGGATACATTGGGAACGGTATTGGCTGGATCAAAAAGTGGTGATGCCCTGAGGCGTCTTCTTCAAGTCGATCTTTCGACTCAGTTGCCAGATGATCTGTTATTGCTGACAGATAAAATGACCATGGCGGTGTCCTTGGAATGTCGCGTTCCGATTCTCGATCAACGGCTCGTTGAACTCTCTGCGCGTATGCCCTCTCGGTATAAAATTCATGGTCGACATCTTAAGCACATCTTGAAAGTGGCGTTCAAGGGAATCCTTCCAGATGATATTCTCCATCGCAAAAAGCGGGGATTCGGTGCTCCCATGGGGGCATGGGTGAAAGGCGCCTTATCGCCTCTTCTCAAGTCCGTTCTCTCGAAGGAATCTATTCAGCGACGTGGAGTATTTGATTGGAACGAAGTTGAACAGACGATCGCTCTCCATGAAGCCAATAAAGAAGATCATACCGACCATTTACTGGCTCTGATGAATTTTGAAATCTGGAGCCGGATGTACCTCGATGGGCAACAACCTGAAGAGGTTGCCGCCCAGCTTCACATGAGTTAG
- a CDS encoding EpsI family protein — MKSWPFVIAVCMLAGFWVLIDSLTYGESIQSKKSFHEFPLTVADRWTGKELGLEEKVLKVLKLTDYMMRVYWPSEEPQNARVSTVSQTHTSVSSRGKESPAPVWLYVGYYESQRAGSTYHSPKNCLPGAGWQFVEAEHVIIQVGEGQSQVINRVLIEKGLEQQIILYWYQDRGRVIASEYWAKGYMIWDAITKNRTDGSLVRVSIPVKTTPEAAYQHGIQFIQDVWPVLLEFMPDQSLQTV; from the coding sequence ATGAAATCTTGGCCGTTCGTGATTGCGGTCTGTATGTTAGCGGGATTTTGGGTCCTGATTGATTCGCTGACGTATGGAGAGTCGATACAAAGCAAAAAAAGCTTTCATGAATTCCCTTTGACTGTGGCCGATCGCTGGACGGGAAAAGAGCTCGGGTTAGAGGAGAAAGTTCTTAAAGTCTTAAAGCTCACCGACTATATGATGCGTGTGTATTGGCCGAGTGAAGAGCCTCAAAATGCCCGGGTCAGTACAGTGAGTCAAACTCACACTTCGGTCTCTTCGAGAGGCAAGGAATCACCGGCGCCCGTGTGGCTGTATGTCGGTTATTATGAGAGTCAGAGAGCAGGAAGTACGTATCATTCCCCCAAGAACTGTCTGCCTGGAGCAGGTTGGCAGTTTGTCGAAGCCGAGCATGTGATCATTCAGGTCGGTGAGGGGCAGAGTCAAGTCATCAATCGAGTCCTCATTGAGAAAGGTCTAGAACAGCAAATTATCCTCTATTGGTACCAAGATCGTGGTCGTGTGATAGCGAGTGAATACTGGGCTAAGGGATATATGATTTGGGATGCCATAACGAAAAATCGAACCGACGGATCATTGGTTCGAGTTTCTATTCCAGTCAAGACAACCCCTGAGGCCGCCTACCAGCATGGGATACAATTCATACAGGATGTGTGGCCTGTCCTGTTGGAATTTATGCCTGATCAGTCACTTCAAACAGTTTAA
- a CDS encoding TIGR03087 family PEP-CTERM/XrtA system glycosyltransferase: protein MKILYLCHRFPYPPTRGGKIRPFNMIRHLSQQGHHVTVASLTRSDEETREAQGIREHCHDFVCEQVSTTSATLRMVGSLLTTSPASMGYFYSNQLQRRIDAQLAKQSFDLIFVHCSSVAPYVARVRGIPKMLDFGDMDSQKWLIYSQFRQFPMSLGYRLESMKLQQAEIALAQQFDYCTCTTKAELETLNNYGVQVQTDWFPNGVDTEYFQPTTEPYDPDVLSFIGRMDYYPNQQCMLSFCHEILPAIQQHRPGTKLWIVGANPSRAIQALARLSNVTVTGSVKDVRPYVWRSAVNVAPLTIARGTQNKVLEAMAMGVPVVSSEQAAGGIDAVSGEHLLTASTRDDYCEAILRLLESPKERERYAKHARARMLSHHNWEGSMNKLSHLIEKCVATSSS from the coding sequence TTGAAGATTCTCTATCTTTGTCATCGTTTCCCTTACCCACCGACCAGAGGTGGAAAAATACGTCCATTCAATATGATCAGGCATTTAAGTCAGCAAGGACATCACGTGACTGTGGCGTCTTTGACTCGTTCCGACGAAGAAACCCGGGAGGCGCAGGGCATTCGAGAGCATTGTCATGATTTTGTCTGTGAACAAGTCAGTACGACAAGCGCGACTCTTCGCATGGTTGGGAGCCTTCTGACCACTTCTCCAGCCAGCATGGGATATTTTTACTCCAATCAACTTCAGCGTCGAATCGATGCGCAACTTGCCAAGCAATCATTCGACCTTATCTTTGTGCACTGTTCATCGGTTGCCCCTTATGTGGCCCGGGTAAGGGGGATTCCGAAAATGCTTGATTTTGGAGACATGGACTCCCAGAAATGGCTGATCTACTCTCAGTTTCGCCAGTTTCCGATGTCTCTTGGATACCGCTTAGAGAGTATGAAACTGCAACAGGCTGAAATTGCTCTGGCGCAACAGTTCGATTATTGCACGTGCACGACAAAAGCCGAGCTTGAGACACTCAATAATTATGGGGTACAGGTCCAGACTGATTGGTTCCCCAATGGCGTGGATACCGAGTATTTTCAACCCACAACGGAACCGTATGATCCAGATGTTCTCTCGTTCATCGGTCGGATGGATTATTATCCGAATCAACAGTGCATGTTGTCATTTTGTCACGAGATATTGCCAGCCATACAACAGCATCGCCCCGGAACCAAGTTGTGGATTGTGGGAGCCAATCCATCCAGGGCCATACAGGCACTTGCGCGATTATCGAATGTGACAGTCACCGGATCGGTGAAAGACGTGCGGCCCTATGTGTGGCGTTCAGCCGTCAATGTTGCACCGTTAACCATCGCACGAGGAACCCAGAACAAAGTGCTTGAGGCGATGGCCATGGGCGTTCCAGTCGTGAGCAGTGAACAAGCTGCTGGAGGAATTGATGCCGTGTCAGGGGAACATCTTCTGACAGCATCGACGAGAGATGACTATTGTGAGGCTATCCTCCGATTACTAGAAAGCCCAAAGGAGCGAGAACGCTATGCCAAGCATGCGCGTGCACGTATGTTATCGCACCATAATTGGGAGGGTTCGATGAATAAGCTGAGCCATTTAATCGAAAAGTGCGTAGCAACTTCGTCCAGCTAA
- a CDS encoding HAMP domain-containing histidine kinase, protein MLVVGVNLYVLNQLRVLTDLGAELVIHHFPAVETAKRLIASLYAQLKSDKQYLVLRDTVLLQEFLEEAENFRKTLKVLQEQGDSPEASSLLAKTKQLHEELHTLFLSEGVERTDRSEVSIASYESRRDALVDAMTQTINAYVTFQESSIGGILRDTHVRSVQAVDISRQLMLMALLLGLGLAGVASYSILRPLRRVQGQIRRIGQGQFGKTVPVTVPHELRELVYTVNWMSEQLQQLDQMKSEFLANVSHELKTPLTSIREGTKLLVDGILGPVNHDQRETLTILMESSQRLNQLIGNLLDLSRMEADMLAYHFSPTDLNRLVLRSVEKMRFLAERKHIQLLPDLVQDRIRMQDVDGPRIEQVVENLLSNAIKFSADGASITIRSRAGEDKSSYHLSVADSGQGVPPEDLPHIFERFYQGRSQRAHSYVGSGIGLALAKKVIEAHGGDIWAESEVGKGTTIHVIVGNEKSVGVAS, encoded by the coding sequence GTGCTTGTTGTTGGAGTGAATCTGTATGTCCTGAATCAGCTCAGAGTCCTTACTGATTTGGGTGCTGAACTCGTTATCCATCATTTCCCCGCCGTGGAAACAGCAAAACGTCTAATTGCGAGTCTCTATGCTCAGCTCAAAAGTGATAAACAATACCTGGTGCTTCGCGATACGGTATTGCTGCAAGAATTTCTCGAGGAAGCTGAGAATTTTCGAAAGACTTTAAAGGTCTTGCAAGAGCAAGGAGACTCTCCAGAGGCTTCAAGCTTGCTGGCAAAAACGAAACAATTGCATGAAGAGCTTCATACGTTATTCCTGAGTGAGGGCGTTGAGCGGACAGATCGGTCTGAGGTTTCTATTGCATCGTATGAGAGTCGTCGTGATGCATTAGTCGATGCCATGACACAGACCATCAATGCCTACGTGACATTTCAAGAATCCAGCATTGGAGGTATTTTGCGGGACACGCATGTGCGTTCCGTGCAAGCCGTCGACATCTCTCGACAGTTAATGCTTATGGCGTTGTTGTTAGGGCTTGGTTTGGCGGGTGTGGCTAGCTATAGTATCCTGCGTCCTCTTCGGCGGGTCCAGGGCCAAATTCGTCGAATTGGACAAGGCCAGTTTGGTAAAACGGTTCCTGTGACGGTGCCTCATGAGTTACGAGAACTGGTCTATACCGTGAATTGGATGAGTGAACAATTACAACAACTGGATCAAATGAAGTCCGAATTTCTCGCCAACGTATCTCATGAGTTGAAGACGCCGTTAACGTCGATTCGTGAAGGGACGAAGCTGTTGGTCGATGGCATTCTGGGACCTGTCAATCATGATCAACGAGAGACGCTCACGATCTTAATGGAGAGTAGCCAGCGATTGAATCAGTTAATCGGCAATCTTCTTGATCTTTCCAGGATGGAAGCTGATATGTTGGCCTATCATTTTAGTCCGACGGATTTAAACCGGTTAGTCTTGCGATCCGTGGAAAAAATGAGGTTTTTGGCAGAACGTAAACATATTCAATTGTTGCCGGACCTTGTTCAAGATCGTATCCGTATGCAAGATGTCGATGGCCCACGGATTGAGCAGGTCGTTGAAAATCTGTTATCCAACGCTATCAAGTTTAGCGCGGATGGCGCTTCGATCACTATTCGTTCGAGAGCGGGAGAAGACAAATCGAGTTACCATCTATCCGTCGCAGATTCGGGACAGGGTGTGCCACCTGAGGACTTACCTCATATTTTTGAACGTTTTTATCAAGGTCGATCCCAGAGAGCCCATTCATACGTAGGGAGCGGAATCGGCCTGGCCTTGGCGAAGAAAGTCATCGAAGCCCATGGTGGAGACATCTGGGCGGAGAGCGAAGTCGGAAAAGGAACCACCATTCATGTTATTGTAGGGAATGAGAAATCTGTGGGAGTAGCTTCATAA
- a CDS encoding exosortase/archaeosortase family protein — MESIHPSLDSPINSHKFVLWAIPIVGLLCLLYWDITNALVMDWYNDPDYSHGFLVPFLSLFFVWERWDDIKQTEIQPSVWGIGLLGLGLLMLLIGDVGAELYTQRCSLIAVLAGLVLLIFGWNIMWLVSLPLAFLVFMVPLPAIVVNTIAFPLQLFAAKTATFCLFSLGIPVLREGNLIALAGTTLEVAEACSGLRSLLSLLALGTVYGYFSQRLLWKRWALVFLSIPIAIVANAIRVSGTGILAHYWGVEAAEGFYHTFEGWIVFVAAFAMLLVCGTLLSWIGRERLQSAES, encoded by the coding sequence ATGGAATCAATACATCCGTCACTCGACTCTCCCATTAATTCCCATAAGTTTGTATTGTGGGCGATTCCCATCGTAGGGCTGTTGTGTCTTCTGTACTGGGATATTACCAATGCGCTGGTCATGGATTGGTACAATGATCCAGACTATTCACATGGCTTTCTTGTCCCGTTCTTATCGCTTTTTTTCGTGTGGGAGCGCTGGGATGATATCAAGCAAACGGAGATTCAACCGAGTGTGTGGGGGATCGGACTACTTGGTCTTGGACTTTTGATGTTGCTGATCGGAGACGTTGGAGCAGAATTATACACACAACGTTGTTCGTTGATCGCGGTGTTGGCGGGACTCGTACTACTCATTTTTGGTTGGAACATCATGTGGTTGGTCAGTCTTCCACTCGCCTTTTTGGTGTTTATGGTCCCATTGCCAGCCATTGTCGTGAATACGATCGCGTTTCCATTGCAATTATTCGCCGCAAAAACTGCGACATTTTGTTTGTTTTCTCTTGGAATTCCTGTGTTGCGAGAAGGAAACCTTATTGCATTGGCCGGGACGACACTGGAAGTGGCCGAAGCCTGTAGCGGTCTTCGCTCATTACTTTCACTATTGGCGTTAGGCACGGTGTACGGTTATTTTTCTCAGAGATTGTTGTGGAAAAGGTGGGCGTTAGTGTTTCTTTCTATTCCTATCGCCATTGTAGCGAATGCTATTCGGGTGAGTGGAACCGGGATTCTCGCTCACTATTGGGGGGTAGAAGCAGCCGAAGGATTTTATCATACCTTTGAAGGATGGATTGTTTTTGTGGCTGCCTTTGCTATGCTTCTTGTATGTGGCACGCTGTTATCGTGGATAGGACGAGAGCGGCTGCAATCGGCGGAGTCTTGA